Sequence from the Streptomyces sp. NBC_00440 genome:
CGCGCCCATGTGGCGTGTGGTGCAGAGGATCGAGTCGGCTCTCGGCGAGGACTGACCATATTTGGCACTCAGTACCTTTACTGCTCGGCACTCAGTGCCATATGGTGCGGATGCGCCGGCGCGCGATGCGGGCGCATCCGTCGAGTGCGGAGGGCCGAGCTGTGTCCCAGTCAGAGATGAGTGCCCCGTCGGGGGCGCAACAGGAAGCCGGGTTGTCGTATCAGCGCTGCCGCTGGTGCGGCACCGCTTCGTTCCGGAGGCTTCTGTGTCCGGTGTGCGCGTCCAGCGATATGGATGCGGAGCGCAGTGACGGCCACGGGGTAGTGGTGCGGTCCACCGTCGTGCACCGGTACACCGAGGTGGCACGCAACGAGTCCGTCGTCCGGTTCCCGGAGGGCTTCGTGTTCCGGTGCCGCGTCGTGGGCGCCGCACCGCACCTCGTGTGGGTGGGTGCCCACGTGCGTCCCGTCGTCGGTGCCGATGGCGGCGGGGAGCCGAAGGCCGGCGAGGTCGTCCTCGAACTCTGCGACACGGGTGCCCGCACCAGCAACCAGTAGGTGGGGTCTGCCTTCCTGTCCGGGAGGCGTGCCTGATGCTGCGAAGTCAATCGCGCCGCACCGGTCGGGGCAGTGGCCCCGGTGCCGGACGCCCGGATACGGCGACCTCCGTCAGACTGCCGAGTCTGAGCGTCACCTGATCCACCCTCACCAACCGGCCTCCGGTCACTGGTCCGTGGACGTGGGGGGCTGCTGCCTGGCCCGGCGCCGGGCGTCACGCAGTCGCTCGCGGCTCTCCTGCCGTCCGGGCCTTCTGGGGTGGTGAGGCGGCGGAGTGACGTGACGGGAGTCGTCGGCCCCGGCAGGAGGGTGGGCGGTGAGGTCGAGAGCGACCGTGAGCGCCCGCAGGTTCGGGTGCTGGAACAGCCAGAGAGGTTCCACCCGCCGACCGAGGACGGTGCTCAGTTCTGCCCCGAATTGCAGGAGCGTGATCGAGGTGAAGCCGGCGTCGAAGAAGTTGGCCGTGGCGGGGACGGGGTGGCCGAGCACCGCGGCCGCGGTGTCGTGGAGCCGGGCGTCGAGTGACATGGGGGAAGAGGTGGTGAGTGCTCCCGCGCCTGGGGCGGCAGGCTTGAGGTTCGCGGACAGGTCAAGCCGGTCGACGAAGGTGATTGTGGCGGGAAGGGCCGGCGCGGCGAGCACTTCGGTGAGATGCGTGCGCACGGCCGCCTCCTGCGGACGCGACCCAGCAGCCATGGGTTGCACCCACAGTCGCAGCGCCTGGTGGCCCTCGTCGCCGACGAGTTCGGCCACCGCGTCCGCGACCTCGGGGCAGCCGCGTGCCGCGGCCTCCACCTCGTCCAGCAGGACACGGTGGGAATTGACCAGAACCTGCCGGTCGAGGCGGCCGACCAGGTGGAGCAGCCCGGTCGAGTCCCGCTGCGCGAGGTCGCCGGTGCGCACCAGGCGGCGGGAGCCGGTGACGAACCGCTCGGGTGCGTCGGTGAGGTAGCCGGACGCGATCCACGGTTCGCCGACCCAGAGTTCACCGCGCTCTCCGTCGGCGCACCGGCGCCCGTCCGCGGTGCGGAGCTCGACCCTTCTGCCGGGCAGCGGACGACCGATGGGTATGTGTGAGGTGTCGGGGAGCGGGTCGTCGGGATCGAGGCGGTGAGCGACCACCAGTTGCGGGGTCTCGACGCATCCGTAGCCGTTGACGATGACGGCTTTCGGCGCCCGCGACCTGATCAGTGCCGCCGTTGCGGTGGTGAGCGGGGCGCCCCCGCAGATGACGAGGCGCAGGTGGGGGAGGAGTTGGGGGCTGCGAGCCGCACCGAGGGCCAGGGCCAGCAGATTCGGGGTCGCGCTGAGGACGCTGATCCTCCGGGTGTGCAGCCACGGGGCCAGCGTGGTGAGGTCGGCCTGCTCACTGGGCGTGGGCAGGCAGAGGCACGCTCCCGTCCTGACCGCGAGGCCGATGTCGCGCAGGGCAGGGTCGTGGGCCGGTCCGCTGAGCAGGGCGATGCGGTCTTCGCCGCCTACTCCGAGCCGGTCCGCGAGGTCGGCGATCGCGGCGTCGGTGACCGGTGTCGGTACGAGTACCGGGAGCGGGTCGGCGGTCGTGCCGGAGGTGAAAAGCACATGGGCCGGCGCGGGAAGGCCGTGCGCCTGCGGGGGCGGGGCGGGAAGGGCTTGCAGGGGGCCGTCGTCGTCGGGGAACCCATGGGAGGCGCGGCTGCCCTGAGCCGCTGCGTCGCGGCGTGCCTTCGGCCACGCGGCATCGATCAGTACGGGGGTGACCTCGGCACGCAGACAGGCGAGGAGCCGCTCGACGAAGAGACGGTCCCGGCGGGCGGGCAGGACGACGAGGTCTCCGGCATCGGCCGTTGCCCGCACCTGGGCGGCGCGGGCGGTGACGGCGTCATCGAATGTGCGCCGGTCGACGACTCCGCCGCCGGTGTCGAGAGCCGGGGCGGTGGGCTGTTCGGCCGCCGTACGGGTGAGGAGCTCGACCGTCGACGGTACGTGGCCGGGGGCGGGTGGTTCGGTGCGGTGTGCGTCGTTCCGCGCCGGCGGCAAGAGGTCGGCGAGCCGGCCCTGCGGGTCGGCTGCGGCAGCTGAGCAGACCCGTGCCACCTGCTCGGCGAGATCGGTGAGATCGACGACGTCGTGGTGCGCCGATCGCTGCGGGGCGGCGAGGTGCAGGCGGTAGCCGTCGGCCGTGCGTTTGACGTACAGGCTGAGGTCGAACAGTGCCCATCCGGGCGGGAGGTCGTATTCCGCGCTCGCGTGGTCGGCGAACCGCGCCGGTGGAGCTGCCCCGGTGAGGTCGTTGAACCAGAGCCGGATGAGTGGACTGCGGGACGTGCGGGGGAGATGCAGGCGGTCGAGGATCTCGTCGTAGGTGGGCGTCGCGTGGTCCACGGCGTCGAGGAGCGTGAGGCGTGTCGCCGCACATGCCTCGACGACGGTGCGCCGGTCCGCGGCGGGATCGCCGGGGTCCAGCAGCAAGGTGTCGAGGAGGAAGGACACGGTCCGTTCGTCGGAGGGCTCCGCCATCCGCAGGCTCGGCACTCCGACCACACCCGAGTCGCCTCCGGAGCGTGCCGCGAGGATCGTGGTGGCGATGGTCAGGAAGAAGACCGCCGGTGTGATTCCGGCGCCGCGCACCATCGAGTCCACCGCGCGGGCGGCCCGGGCCGGCAGGTCGAAGGTGTGGGTGGTGGCCCGGTGCTCGTCAGGTCCGGCTGCGTATGGCGAGGGCCCGGCCAGCGGGATGCGGGCGCGGGCCGCCAGCCGCTGACCCCACCAGTCGAGGTCGGCCTGCCACCGCGCGGAGTCGGCGTGGCCGGCCTGGCGGCGCAGGTGGGGCAGGAGACCGGGGGCCGGGCGCGGCCACTGCGGTGCGGTTCCGTCCTGGCGTGCGGCGTAGGCGGTCGCAAGGTCGTTGAGCACGATGTCCGAGGAGCGCAGGTCGCTGATGAGGTGATGCATCACCAGGGCGATCCAGGTGCGCCCGGTGCCGGGCGACCAGACGAGGCCGCACCGCCACAGGGGTGCGGTGTCGAGGGGGATCGGCCGGTCGGCGGTCCGGCGCAGTGCGGCGTCGACCTGGTAGGCGACGTCGTCGTGTGATGTGCCGTGCACGACGTCGATCTTGAGTGGTACCGGGA
This genomic interval carries:
- a CDS encoding Zn-ribbon domain-containing OB-fold protein, whose amino-acid sequence is MSAPSGAQQEAGLSYQRCRWCGTASFRRLLCPVCASSDMDAERSDGHGVVVRSTVVHRYTEVARNESVVRFPEGFVFRCRVVGAAPHLVWVGAHVRPVVGADGGGEPKAGEVVLELCDTGARTSNQ
- a CDS encoding condensation domain-containing protein; protein product: MTGPDSGLARRLHAIWTDLLGGSDPDAGFLEAGGHSVLAARLIARIGTELDATLSLATLIRDNPSFHDLVALVERTRRDPSPAGPRPAAPEPTADNHPGPAPISPAMRRIWTWHQLHPDSPAYNVVRVLTLDAQLQPATLRAALADLAERHDALRCRVVEPAPARAEIVIDEAVPVPLKIDVVHGTSHDDVAYQVDAALRRTADRPIPLDTAPLWRCGLVWSPGTGRTWIALVMHHLISDLRSSDIVLNDLATAYAARQDGTAPQWPRPAPGLLPHLRRQAGHADSARWQADLDWWGQRLAARARIPLAGPSPYAAGPDEHRATTHTFDLPARAARAVDSMVRGAGITPAVFFLTIATTILAARSGGDSGVVGVPSLRMAEPSDERTVSFLLDTLLLDPGDPAADRRTVVEACAATRLTLLDAVDHATPTYDEILDRLHLPRTSRSPLIRLWFNDLTGAAPPARFADHASAEYDLPPGWALFDLSLYVKRTADGYRLHLAAPQRSAHHDVVDLTDLAEQVARVCSAAAADPQGRLADLLPPARNDAHRTEPPAPGHVPSTVELLTRTAAEQPTAPALDTGGGVVDRRTFDDAVTARAAQVRATADAGDLVVLPARRDRLFVERLLACLRAEVTPVLIDAAWPKARRDAAAQGSRASHGFPDDDGPLQALPAPPPQAHGLPAPAHVLFTSGTTADPLPVLVPTPVTDAAIADLADRLGVGGEDRIALLSGPAHDPALRDIGLAVRTGACLCLPTPSEQADLTTLAPWLHTRRISVLSATPNLLALALGAARSPQLLPHLRLVICGGAPLTTATAALIRSRAPKAVIVNGYGCVETPQLVVAHRLDPDDPLPDTSHIPIGRPLPGRRVELRTADGRRCADGERGELWVGEPWIASGYLTDAPERFVTGSRRLVRTGDLAQRDSTGLLHLVGRLDRQVLVNSHRVLLDEVEAAARGCPEVADAVAELVGDEGHQALRLWVQPMAAGSRPQEAAVRTHLTEVLAAPALPATITFVDRLDLSANLKPAAPGAGALTTSSPMSLDARLHDTAAAVLGHPVPATANFFDAGFTSITLLQFGAELSTVLGRRVEPLWLFQHPNLRALTVALDLTAHPPAGADDSRHVTPPPHHPRRPGRQESRERLRDARRRARQQPPTSTDQ